A single region of the Maylandia zebra isolate NMK-2024a linkage group LG17, Mzebra_GT3a, whole genome shotgun sequence genome encodes:
- the LOC106675751 gene encoding histone H2A-like: MDLKLGKVFPWNELKLKTGGKARAKAKTRSSRAGLQFPVGRVHRLLRKGNYAERVGAGAPVYLAAVLEYLTAEILELAGNAARDNKKTRIIPRHLQLAVRNDEELNKLLGGVTIAQGGVLPNIQAVLLPKKTEKPAKAK; encoded by the exons ATGGACCTGAAACTTGGGAAAGTTTTCCCCTGGAACGAATTAAAACT aaagactggAGGCAAAGCCAGAGCTAAGGCCAAGACTCGCTCATCCCGTGCCGGGCTTCAGTTCCCCGTGGGTCGTGTCCACAGACTGCTGCGCAAAGGCAACTATGCGGAGCGTGTGGGAGCTGGCGCCCCCGTTTACCTGGCAGCTGTGCTCGAGTACCTGACCGCTGAGATCTTGGAGCTGGCTGGCAACGCGGCCCGCGACAACAAGAAGACTCGTATCATCCCACGTCACCTGCAGCTGGCTGTGCGCAACGACGAGGAGCTCAACAAACTCCTGGGGGGAGTCACCATCGCTCAAGGTGGTGTGCTGCCCAACATCCAGGCTGTGCTGCTGCCCAAGAAGACCGAGAAGCCCGCCAAGGCCAAGTAA
- the LOC106675469 gene encoding histone H2A-like — MSGRGKTGGKARAKAKTRSSRAGLQFPVGRVHRLLRKGNYAERVGAGAPVYLAAVLEYLTAEILELAGNAARDNKKTRIIPRHLQLAVRNDEELNKLLGGVTIAQGGVLPNIQAVLLPKKTEKPAKAK, encoded by the coding sequence ATGAGTGGACGCGGAAAGACTGGAGGCAAAGCCAGAGCTAAGGCCAAGACTCGCTCATCCCGTGCCGGGCTTCAGTTCCCCGTGGGTCGTGTCCACAGACTGCTGCGCAAAGGCAACTATGCGGAGCGTGTGGGAGCTGGCGCCCCCGTTTACCTGGCAGCTGTGCTCGAGTACCTGACCGCTGAGATCTTGGAGCTGGCTGGCAACGCGGCCCGCGACAACAAGAAGACTCGTATCATCCCACGTCACCTGCAGCTGGCTGTGCGCAACGACGAGGAGCTCAACAAACTCCTGGGGGGAGTCACCATCGCTCAAGGTGGTGTGCTGCCCAACATCCAGGCTGTGCTGCTGCCCAAGAAGACCGAGAAGCCCGCCAAGGCCAAGTAA
- the LOC106675468 gene encoding histone H3 — MARTKQTARKSTGGKAPRKQLATKAARKSAPATGGVKKPHRYRPGTVALREIRRYQKSTELLIRKLPFQRLVREIAQDFKTDLRFQSSAVMALQEASEAYLVGLFEDTNLCAIHAKRVTIMPKDIQLARRIRGERA; from the coding sequence ATGGCAAGAACCAAGCAGACCGCTCGCAAGTCTACTGGCGGCAAAGCCCCCAGGAAGCAGCTCGCCACTAAGGCTGCCCGTAAGAGCGCCCCGGCCACCGGAGGCGTCAAGAAGCCTCACCGTTACAGGCCCGGTACCGTGGCTCTGCGCGAGATCCGCCGTTACCAGAAATCCACCGAGCTGCTCATCCGCAAGCTGCCCTTCCAGCGCCTGGTCCGCGAGATCGCTCAGGACTTCAAGACCGACCTGCGCTTCCAGAGCTCTGCCGTTATGGCTCTGCAAGAGGCCAGTGAGGCTTACCTGGTCGGTCTCTTCGAGGACACAAACCTGTGCGCCATCCACGCCAAGCGGGTCACCATCATGCCCAAAGACATCCAGCTGGCTCGCCGCATCCGCGGAGAGAGAGCTTAA
- the LOC112436223 gene encoding histone H4, translating to MSGRGKGGKGLGKGGAKRHRKVLRDNIQGITKPAIRRLARRGGVKRISGLIYEETRGVLKVFLENVIRDAVTYTEHAKRKTVTAMDVVYALKRQGRTLYGFGG from the coding sequence ATGAGTGGAAGAGGCAAAGGTGGCAAAGGACTCGGGAAAGGAGGCGCCAAGCGTCACCGTAAGGTGCTCCGTGATAACATCCAGGGTATCACCAAACCCGCGATCCGTCGTCTGGCTCGCCGTGGCGGAGTGAAGCGTATTTCCGGTCTGATCTACGAGGAGACCCGCGGAGTGCTGAAGGTGTTTTTGGAGAACGTCATCCGTGATGCTGTTACCTACACGGAGCACGCTAAGAGGAAGACTGTGACCGCCATGGATGTGGTGTATGCTCTGAAGAGGCAGGGCCGCACTCTGTACGGCTTTGGCGGTTAA
- the LOC101467042 gene encoding histone H2B 1/2 — translation MPEPAKSAPKKGSKKAVTKTAGKGGKKKRKTRKESYAIYVYKVLKQVHPDTGISSKAMSIMNSFVNDIFERIAAEASRLAHYNKRSTITSREIQTAVRLLLPGELAKHAVSEGTKAVTKYTSSK, via the coding sequence ATGCCTGAACCCGCCAAGTCAGCGCCCAAAAAGGGCTCCAAGAAAGCCGTGACCAAGACCGCCGGCAAGGGCggcaagaagaagagaaagaccAGGAAGGAGAGCTACGCCATCTACGTGTACAAGGTGCTGAAGCAGGTCCACCCCGACACCGGCATCTCGTCTAAGGCCATGAGCATCATGAATTCGTTCGTCAATGACATCTTCGAGCGTATCGCCGCTGAAGCCTCCCGCCTGGCCCACTACAACAAGCGCTCCACCATCACCTCCAGGGAGATCCAGACCGCAGTTCGCCTGCTTCTCCCCGGTGAGCTGGCCAAGCACGCAGTGTCTGAGGGCACAAAGGCCGTCACCAAGTACACGAGCTCCAAGTAA